CGGGCTTCCCCTGGTAACCCCCTGTTTCATGACACAATGCTATGGACTGTTGGTAATTCCCTCAGGCAAAGCCTGGAAAGTTATTTTTTTGTGCTGACATCAGTGCTTGCACTTTGCCCTCAGTCTCACTGTGTGTCCAACAGAGTACTACATAAAGTTTGTTAGATTATTCTGGAATAACGAGGGGTTTCTGGAAACGCACATAGACCTCACTTGTTCTTTACTTACGTAATTTGTTATCTTGTTTGTTATTCGCTAAGATTGTTTTATTGCATGTTTTATAGCACCTCTAAATAATTAAAAGCTTGAGTTTTACATCTGCTGGCCTGCAGGGTTGCTGCCTGAATTGCGCATTCAGAGGAACAACCCACAATACAAATTGAATGAAGCCAATAGGCAAATAATACAAACAAAACCCGAATAATGTTCATCTGGTGGGGGGGTGCACTATGGTGGTCAGTCAGATTTCAAGGTAACAGCTCAGAAAAGGAACTCAAGAAATATTTCAGAATATAAGAAAGCATAAAACATCAGCGTAATCGGATTCATATAAAAAGGGACGTTTTTTCAGACAAAGAAATACTGAGGACAGACTGAAGGGCTATAAGCCCAATTGGGCATCATTTAAACCACGGCAATGATTTAATTCTCCGTTTACAGTTAATGTGTCTTCGGATTTCAAATCTTGGCTCAGTATAAGAGCTATGTATTATAAAAGACATTTATGTATTTCATAAAGCGGTACTTTACATtgtatttcctttttttttaaaaaaaacaacaacataatAGTTAACAACAACAATTAGAAATCCTGAAGGAATTGTTTTTAATACCTTCAGAAATACAGATGCTTGTCTTCCTGTTAAACTGACATGAAGATGCTATAAGGAGATGATGTATTGTACTGCTATGCACAACACGCGCCCCTGGGTTGCCATACTCATTTGTTTTATATTCATTCTACAATGAAAATAGTTGTGAACATTGCACATGTTACTAAACACAGAAGTTGCAACTGTTTTTTCTGCTTTACTGATGGAAAATACAAAtctaaaatgaaaaatgaaaattaattaCAACAAGGAATTTAGTCAACAGAAGAGTTATTTGGAAGTCAAAAAGAAATAATTTGTTTGTGGTGACCATTTGCACTAATATTTAATGTAATTCGCCGGCGATTTTGCCCAAGTTCTACATTTTACATTCTACAGTTTACATTCACGCTACAGTTAGAGTGGTTTACTACATTTCCCATATTAACTAGGGGGTGGTTACATGGTGAGTTCTGTGACAATGAAGAAGTGGAGTGCTATCaataaaagaatgaaaaataaagaataaaagtgATCTTTTTAACTCTTGAACAAGGAGTTATCTCCTTGTTTCTCTAGTGCTCAACTTCCACACTGATGAGCCCATTTACGCTGTCTCTGATTTATAGAAGcctgcatatttttttttttttttaaatactatcATATACCATATTGCAGAGTAAAATGTCTATCAGGAATGACACTATGAAAAAATAGATATCACCTGCAGTAAGCATGCAACAAAGCTATCATCTAGCTGTCAATCATCTTTTACTAATACACAGAAATTGACACTGAAAAGGTTCCCTATTGTTTGACTACCCTTTCTACGTTATCAGTGATTTTATGGGAGCATTAATCTGCATCTCTAACGTCGATGCTTCTTTTAGTTTTCTTCCTATGGCCAGTGTTGCCAGTGGCAACAACACTTAACCTCCACTTCGGCGTGTTAATTCACCTTCACCGCTAACATTATTACCATGTCAGTACTGTGTATGAtagtctctgtttcctgccttaTTAAAGGGAACATCATCAACCCTGTCCTCATGTCCTGCTTTTCCATTGTTTTTCAGTTGCTGTTTGCTCCCAGTGTTTCTGGAAGCACATTTATGTTGTCTCTGTGCATTACGTGTAGCTTTAACAGCATGTTGAACAGTTTCGCTTACTCCATCAGTGAAACTTTCCCCAGAAACACTGTCTCCTGCATTTTCAGCAATAACATAATTCTTCACTCTAACACCTCTTGTAGCATTCAAATTGTCTCCTGCAAGGCCAGAGATGATACACCTATCAGCACCACCTTGGCCTCCTGCTCCAGCATCACCTTCAGCTCCTTGTGTGTGTTCCTTTCCTCCTGGTCCTGTTGACAGTCAGAAATGTtctttagaacaaaaaatattctTATTTGGCTAATCAGTtaactatttttattttttatttaacattACATATTAACTACATATTACTTTCTACCACAAAACTAAATTATGGAAATAAAATCATTAGTGACATCAGTTTTGCTTTTTGCTTAAGAGCATCAAAAATGAGAATGTAAGAAGATTTTCAATAAAATGACTCACGTTTTGTGTACATCAGCATATAGGCATAATCAGATCTGTGGGATGCAAGTGTCTTTAAATTACATAAATTAGGAAACGTTAAGTAACATCAATTGAACTTTActataatattaaaataatcattttcaataaaacaaatCACAATTTTTAACACGATATAGTATAATATGAAGGAGACTTCTTACTTAATGGTCTTCTCATTGTAAATCTGCAGGGAAATAAATCCACAAGAGACAAATAATAAGTCCTGGAATGGAGTTTAGCTTTGACTTTCAATAATCATCTCCACTGAGGCAGGCATTAGGTcaacaaagaaaacattttgAGGATAAAAGAAGAGGACATATTCAGTACTCTCCATCGTCCAATCTAGTCAATTGCCACTGAAGAGAAATTGTTAAATTATTTGAAAccataatcattattattactgaaGAAACAATTACCCTATTCATAAATATGCCAACGTTAATGTACAGCTAGAACCTGTACCTTGGGGTCACACTGAAAGACACGGCTGTCATCAAAATGGTACCACTTTCCACCCTCGAATGACTTGATGTTGGTGTAGTAATGTCCAGATTTCACAGAACCTCTATGTTCGATTATAGCATAGAGCTCATAAGTGAATTCCTGTAAGAGAGAGACATCAAATTCTCAAAATGAAAACTagaaaagtccatccatccatccattttccaaaccgcttatccgactgggtcgcggggggtccgaagcctatcccagggtacaacccaggacggggggcagcCCTAGAAAAGTCTAATTtcaataaatacagaaaaaactaaaaagaaataaatgtagtATATTCCAATCTTCAGGTGGCACTTTATGTAAGTTCCACGAGGTCAGGCTAGAACAACTACGCATTCCAGCTTATACCTGCAACAATTACCTACTTGGCATAGATGCTTTCTGACAGTAGTTATCAAGATTAAATAATGAAGCTTTTTTGGGTTTGTTCTTCTTCTTCAGTTTTAACATTGACCTTTAGATGAAGCTTATTTTAAACAATGTAACTTAAACTTGTTTTATACAGATTCCATAGTATTAAGGTAGCTTGAGAATATCAGATCAGTAACCATACATTTTCTGTGTAATTATTTCTTTCTGGTTTTAGTTGCGTGTAACAAATTTATACTACTACAAAGTTTCACTACTGCAGATTTTACGACAAAGAAATATGAAACCAAGCAAAGGTCAAAACAGGTCTGCTGTACCAATGAATGTATATTTCGCATTTGATATGTTTCGTCACTTGAAAATGTTAGTCTTtcaatattaaaatgtttttacgCATAGGCTGAATGTAGTCCTTTAGCATTACTTGTATAtatgcttatatatatatatatatgaacaaTTCTTTTAATTTGTTTCTTTGTTGTTATCATGTTAGACACCCATACATATATAAATCACCACAGTCACTATAAGCATCCATTACTGTGAACACTTGTggggggaccagagcctatcctgggaagaAGGAGggaaggcaggaaccaaccctgagcAGGAactaacacaccacagggcgcacccacacacacacacacacacatacacacatacacacatacacaaacgcacacacatacacacacatacacacacacacacacacgcagacacacacacacacacacacacacacgcacacacacacacatagacacatacacacacagggccaACTTAGAGTTGCCAGTTAACCTAATGTCCACATGtttagactgtgggaggaaactggagcccctGGCGGAAACCCATGTGAACATGGGGAGAGCgtgtgaactccacacagagaggACCTGCACCCGAACCAGGACCCCCTTATCTTCTTGCTGTGTGGCAGCAactctaaccactgcaccaccatgctacccATTACTATAATAATTTTTCCATTATTAAAATACCAATGGTACAATCTGTTAATCAATTAACATGAACAACAGGGAAAAAAACTTTCTGCAGTACCTGAGTGACTTGTAGTTCGACGGGGATTTCCACTGTGCAGTTGGTTTTCCTATACATCATGTCGTTGAAGTCAAAGTAAAACCTCTTGAGTTGTAAGGTTAAGACCTCAGGGTACCTCACTAATTCACAAACCTGAGTTGCAAAAGGTGGAGAATCAGACAAGGTTTAAGTTATAAACCACTAGAGACTGGGTAAAATACAGTAATATGTAAAAGTCTTATGCTGTcatggaaatgtttaaagctatttatctggttaCTATGTATTCActcaaaaaaaacaataacattcAATTTAATATTACATTATATGGAAATGAACAGCAGGAGAATTTAAatgaacatttaaaaaattatttggaTGGCTGAGTCTACAAATACATGGGTATATTGGATAGTTACTGAAATTACTGGGCTGAGTTtaagagaggttttgaaatggctaattaATACGATCTGACAGACATAAAAGGCTTTGGCATAGTACTGTACATACACAGTGTGTACATAAGATATTAAGGATGCATTCCTAATAATCTGTTCCCCTCCCAGAGCATCAGTTCATCATGGTCTCAGCAAGGTCTAGGAAGCATTTCCACAAGGATGCTGGCCCAGAATGGCTCCCATCCTTCCCCATCTGTCCCAAGTTAGACGGACATCTTTTGGGTTGTGGACTATTCCAGGAACACAGAGGACAATGTTCAGCTTTAAAAAAACTCAACATGTTGTAGCCTTTGGCTACCTAAACCTGTCTAGCCGCTACAAAAATATCCCATCCAAAGGTACTTAAATTCTGTTTCCTTTCTATTCTCCCTCACACACGCAACCCATGTCTCAGTTGCTAACCTTCCCTAACCTGTCCCCTCACTATTCAACTAGTAAGACTGTTTCAAGAACAGAGCAGGAATCCCTAATATTTTGCACAGTAAGTGTATACTGGTTTACATTGCATTGGATTGCTgatataagaaaataaatgtacttGCTGCGCACTGTTTAGCAGGAAAGTTTGTTTTCTACGCAATGGTAATCTCACAGGATAAAGAGATTTTTTCAATAAGTGTCAAGGTTATACGGTACCATTATGAGGAATTATGGTAAAGCTTTGCTCCAGGTAGGCAGCCTCacatgaacatccatccattttccaaaccacttatctttctgggtcgcggggagtccggagcctatcccggaagcaatgggcacgaggcacggaacaacccaggatggggggctagcccatcgcagggcacactcacacaccaaacactcacacatgcactcctatgggcaattcagcaagtccaattagcctcagcatgtctttggaccgtggggggaaactggagcacccagaggaaaccccacgacgacatggggagaacatgcaaactccacacacatgtaacccaggcagagactcgaacccgggtcccagaagtgtgatgcaacagtgctaaccactgcaccaccatgccaccctctcACACGAACAACACCTTTTAAATACCCAATTGTATAAAAGGTTGACATACTAAAACTTTCCAAATTGCTTTGAGCATGGTTACAGTGAAATTCAGCCATTGCCGTCTGAATAAACTACTTATAAAGAAAGGTTATGACTATTGTAATAACCTACAGTTTCTGCATCTGTCTTCTCATCACAATCATCGCAGTACAGCTGATTatcaccattcagaactgaggaCTTGAAGAACTGATTCCAACCATCCATCTGTAAAATAAAGCGCAGAGCAACATTAGGGGAAGTCATCATATTAAAAGTGAAATTAGCTTTAATGGTAAATGATCTTTCTGACTGCTAAACTCATATGCAGAACTAGAGATTTACAGGTACACATGTATTATGGTCTATATTTCAGATGACAATTGATCTTTCATCATAAAGTACATTCTATAAGTGAAGAGgatttatttaatataatacagaaataaTTACTTCATAATAAACTACAAGATATTTTGCCACTCAGCTCATTATAAATATCCCTACTGGTCGTGATCATAAATGTAAGGCTTTTGAGACCTGCCATGTTGTACATGTGATTAAGTTTGGTAGAAAGTGGATTAGCAGTCTTTACAAGCCCATCTACAGTATAAAGGTGCTTACCACACTGTAGCTTTGACGTGATTCAAGAGCCAGTGGCAGAATCACAAATGGTGATTCTGATTCACTCTTATGTCCTTTTTTCAGGCACTTGGTAGAATCTCTAAGTGTACCGTGGTAGATCTACAGCAGTGAAATGTGGATGTAAAAGGATAACTTGAAGAGAGTAAAACAGAATTACAGGGTAAATGGACATTTGCTGTATTTCACAAAAATTTTGAAAGTGATATTCAACTTATTCAGCTGAAAGAAATTCAAATTCACCTCGGTTATGTTGCATAAACTCACAATCTTCTGAAAGTATTCCGCAGCATCCTGTTGTTCATTTTCTGGAAAATGAAAATTATTTAAGTTGTAATTGTATTTGGATAAATTCGAAGCAAAATTTAATCTGACTAACAATGGCATTCTCATGGATGTACTCACTATTTGTGATGCCAAGGCTTGTTAGAAGCTCATTTCCCACATCTGTGGTTGCTTCCTttaacattttaaacaaacTCCTTAAATGATCTGAAAGAGTTAGACTGTTGTGAAATATAGTTGTTAATGAGAGAAATAAGG
The sequence above is a segment of the Brienomyrus brachyistius isolate T26 chromosome 12, BBRACH_0.4, whole genome shotgun sequence genome. Coding sequences within it:
- the LOC125704893 gene encoding ubiquitin carboxyl-terminal hydrolase 47-like, giving the protein MPRNKRCSKTRRRKRSHAKKMQQILYKCVFCASTTDKRADCRRAGRQSRSSQAVQYFLTASKGGSIEFSNSLWRRADPEELSGISSQNGKKENRHPTDFHCSKTPSVVGADRPAGRKEAGNDEAGRRKSGKTGDLLRGRWLRESQDIATSVSTNEFTDTSNSLGSSVDPVDPPDMRYYGLHNLGATCYLNAVLQTLFMTKQFREAVESLTLSDHLRSLFKMLKEATTDVGNELLTSLGITNKNEQQDAAEYFQKIVSLCNITEIYHGTLRDSTKCLKKGHKSESESPFVILPLALESRQSYSVMDGWNQFFKSSVLNGDNQLYCDDCDEKTDAETVCELVRYPEVLTLQLKRFYFDFNDMMYRKTNCTVEIPVELQVTQEFTYELYAIIEHRGSVKSGHYYTNIKSFEGGKWYHFDDSRVFQCDPKIYNEKTIKSDYAYMLMYTKRPGGKEHTQGAEGDAGAGGQGGADRCIISGLAGDNLNATRGVRVKNYVIAENAGDSVSGESFTDGVSETVQHAVKATRNAQRQHKCASRNTGSKQQLKNNGKAGHEDRVDDVPFNKAGNRDYHTQY